Proteins co-encoded in one Chitinophagales bacterium genomic window:
- the rsmH gene encoding 16S rRNA (cytosine(1402)-N(4))-methyltransferase RsmH: MSVYHETVLLTEAVDGLAVKPDGIYVDVTFGSGGHSKAIVEKLEKGKGKLFAFDQDQDAKTNLFEDERIVFIPQNFKYLKQYLRLNGVRKVDGILGDLGVSWHQFDTEDRGFSFRFGDSELDMRMDANTEITAQTVLNTYQKQALIDTFKLYGELPNAFHLAEAIVSARQLSKIKTVSQLLTLAGPCVRGKRNKFFAQLFQALRIEVNGEMDALKSLLEQSKEVLKNEGRLVVIAYHSLEDRLVKNYIKCGNFEGIEEKDIYGHSEKPFKAINRKVIIPSPKEIKENPKSRSAKMRIAQRVVI; the protein is encoded by the coding sequence ATGAGTGTTTACCACGAAACGGTATTATTGACAGAAGCAGTAGATGGATTGGCGGTAAAACCCGATGGCATCTATGTAGATGTGACTTTTGGAAGCGGTGGACATTCAAAAGCAATTGTAGAAAAACTGGAAAAAGGCAAAGGCAAACTTTTTGCTTTTGACCAAGACCAAGATGCAAAAACAAATCTATTTGAGGATGAGCGAATTGTGTTCATTCCTCAAAATTTCAAATACTTGAAGCAATATTTACGCCTCAACGGTGTGCGAAAAGTAGATGGCATTTTGGGTGATTTAGGCGTTTCTTGGCACCAATTTGATACCGAAGATAGAGGTTTTTCTTTTAGATTTGGTGACAGCGAATTGGATATGCGAATGGATGCAAACACCGAAATCACTGCTCAAACGGTACTAAATACGTATCAGAAACAAGCATTGATTGACACCTTCAAATTATACGGTGAACTACCCAATGCGTTTCACTTAGCAGAAGCAATCGTATCAGCTAGACAATTGAGCAAGATCAAAACAGTATCTCAACTGCTCACATTAGCAGGGCCTTGTGTGCGTGGGAAAAGAAATAAATTTTTTGCCCAATTGTTTCAAGCACTGCGAATCGAAGTAAACGGAGAAATGGATGCCTTGAAGAGCCTTTTGGAGCAAAGCAAAGAAGTATTGAAAAATGAGGGACGGTTGGTAGTCATTGCTTACCATTCTCTCGAGGATAGGTTGGTGAAAAACTACATCAAGTGCGGCAATTTTGAAGGTATTGAAGAAAAAGACATTTATGGACACAGCGAAAAACCATTCAAAGCAATCAATAGAAAAGTAATTATTCCAAGCCCTAAAGAAATTAAAGAAAACCCTAAATCAAGAAGTGCTAAAATGAGAATTGCACAAAGAGTAGTCATTTGA
- the rsmG gene encoding 16S rRNA (guanine(527)-N(7))-methyltransferase RsmG yields MNPQIIRQHFPQLSTLQIERFDYLGEFYREWNEKINLISRKDIDNLYENHILHSLSIAKVIQFQSFTHILDIGTGGGFPGIPLAILFPQSRFHLIDSIQKKIKVVETLVEELGLSNVKAEHKRVQQVHGKSYDFVVSRGVTKLPELLDWTKKLVTKDHYNSLKNGLIVLKGGNLEEEIATIKRRVKVFGIKDFYDMEYFAEKYVLHISV; encoded by the coding sequence ATGAATCCTCAAATTATTAGACAACATTTTCCACAATTATCCACTTTGCAGATAGAACGGTTTGATTACTTAGGTGAGTTTTACCGAGAATGGAATGAGAAAATCAACCTCATTTCTCGAAAAGATATTGATAATCTATATGAAAATCATATTCTTCATTCTTTGAGTATTGCCAAGGTAATTCAGTTTCAGTCTTTCACGCACATATTGGATATTGGAACGGGTGGAGGTTTTCCTGGTATTCCTTTGGCGATTTTATTTCCTCAATCTCGTTTTCACCTGATTGATTCTATACAAAAGAAAATCAAGGTTGTAGAAACTTTGGTGGAGGAGCTTGGTCTGAGCAATGTGAAGGCAGAACACAAACGGGTGCAGCAAGTGCATGGTAAGTCTTATGATTTTGTGGTCAGCCGAGGCGTAACCAAATTACCCGAATTGCTGGATTGGACGAAGAAATTGGTAACGAAAGACCACTACAATAGTCTAAAGAATGGTTTGATTGTATTGAAGGGAGGAAATCTGGAAGAAGAAATTGCAACTATTAAACGCAGAGTAAAAGTTTTTGGAATCAAGGATTTTTACGATATGGAGTATTTTGCAGAAAAATATGTGTTGCATATATCTGTTTGA
- the mraZ gene encoding division/cell wall cluster transcriptional repressor MraZ, with protein MSGFLGEAECKIDTKGRLLMPAKFLKQMPQENGESLIINRGIEKCLTLYTISEWNEVSETIRQLNPFDPKVRLFRRLHFSGVDELKIDSNNRILLPKRLLTYAGISKDLVMVGSFNQIEIWDMDTYYKMLDDVDPEEYAELAREVMSEGTINGGGVPSRV; from the coding sequence ATGTCTGGTTTTCTCGGCGAAGCCGAATGTAAAATAGATACAAAAGGTAGGTTATTGATGCCTGCAAAATTTCTGAAGCAAATGCCACAGGAAAATGGGGAAAGTCTAATCATTAATCGAGGAATCGAAAAATGTTTGACCCTTTACACCATTTCAGAGTGGAATGAAGTGTCAGAAACCATCAGACAACTTAACCCTTTCGACCCTAAAGTTAGACTTTTTCGTCGACTTCATTTTAGTGGAGTAGATGAATTAAAAATTGATAGCAACAACCGCATCTTATTGCCAAAACGTTTGCTGACGTATGCAGGTATTTCCAAAGACCTTGTGATGGTAGGATCCTTCAATCAAATCGAAATTTGGGATATGGACACCTACTACAAAATGTTGGACGATGTTGATCCTGAGGAGTATGCAGAATTGGCGAGAGAAGTGATGAGTGAAGGAACTATTAATGGCGGCGGAGTACCGAGTAGGGTGTAG